Below is a window of Chryseobacterium indicum DNA.
ACTGCTGTACAAACCTCAACAAACCTGCAGCATCAGAAAAAGAAGTATGTGAAGGCGGTGAAATAATCGTCATTCCCGGCGTGACGTGACGGATTTTTGCAATTTCCGGGGTATTTTTTACAGCCGGTAAAACTCCGCCATGACCTGGTTTTGCCCCTTGAGACAATTTAATTTCGATCATCTTTACATTGGGTAAAGTAGAATATTTTTTAAACAATTCCGGATTGAATTTGCCTTCTTCATCACGACAGCCGAAATATCCGGTTCCGATCTGCCAGCAAAGATCGCCTCCTTCCATATGGTGCGGAGAAATCCCGCCTTCTCCGGTATTATGGTAAAAATTTCCCTTTTTTGCTCCTCTGTTTAAAGAAATCTGTGCACGGTCACTTAATGCCCCGAAACTCATTGCCGAAATATTGAATAACGAAGCATGATAAGGCTGAGAACACTGCTCTCCTCCTACCCAAACTCTCGGAAGCTCTTCCATCGGAGATTTTGCATAAATGGAATGCTTAATTCCTTCATATTTTCTGTGGTTAACTTCGAGTTGTGTTCCGAAAGGCACAGTATCACTTAAATTTTTGGCTCTTCTGTACACCGCAGAACGCTGATTTCTCGGAAAAGGTTTTCCATCGGTTTCTCTTTCAATGAAATACTGCTGCATTTCCGGTGAAATACTTTCAAAAAAGTACCTGAAATAGCCCAAAACAGGAAAATTTCTTAAAATAGCGTGCTTAGATTGGGTAATGTTGTAAATGCCTATTGCATACACAATGGTTAGCAAAACA
It encodes the following:
- a CDS encoding FMN-binding glutamate synthase family protein, whose protein sequence is MRDKFLLWGAIILVVAWSVAFLIRADWWIPVLLTIVYAIGIYNITQSKHAILRNFPVLGYFRYFFESISPEMQQYFIERETDGKPFPRNQRSAVYRRAKNLSDTVPFGTQLEVNHRKYEGIKHSIYAKSPMEELPRVWVGGEQCSQPYHASLFNISAMSFGALSDRAQISLNRGAKKGNFYHNTGEGGISPHHMEGGDLCWQIGTGYFGCRDEEGKFNPELFKKYSTLPNVKMIEIKLSQGAKPGHGGVLPAVKNTPEIAKIRHVTPGMTIISPPSHTSFSDAAGLLRFVQQLRELSGGKPVGFKLCIGDTKEFEDICVQMNVLKIYPDFITIDGAEGGTGAAPPEFSDGVGMPLEPALIFVNRTLNNYNLRSKLRVIASGKVLTSLDILRAIAMGADMCNNARGFMFSLGCIQALRCNNNNCPTGVATQDKMLIKGLDVTDKAERVYHFHKNTLHTCNELIAAAGRSSYEEVDATMFMRGDEFDHLADLYFPDILGNVKQKAKY